In Aspergillus nidulans FGSC A4 chromosome II, the genomic stretch AAGACAGTGGCCAGGCTATAAACAATAATATTGCTCCTATAAGCCTTTCATTCGTATCATGGGCGGTAACTAAACTAAGCATTAAACCATTACAGTGACTCAGTTACACAATTACAATCTTAATTTCTGTTGATCTTATATGTCTGCCTCTCCAAGATTGCATAAGCAGTCAGTTCGACACTTCCAAGGCACTGTTCGCGATATGGCTCTGATATTATTGAATTTTTCTCCAATATGGACAgtaagaaaaaaaaaccttGGCAGGGATTGCTGTGATACCAACTATTTGATTGGGCATAAATATTCGCCAAGACAGACCTTCTCGCTAAACAGAGAGACCACTCGACTGTGGGGGGTGGAGATTATAGTGAAGGCTATGCCGTTAGCCTATGTGGGACGCTGTACCTGAGCTGCTCGATTACAGGATTGTCGCTCACGAAGTTTTGATGTACTACTGAAGAAGGGAGGTCCCATGAGAGTCAGTAAGACCCAGCTAATTCAAAGCTGTCGATTACTTGGGTTCTAGTATTGTATATATAATGGATATTGAATATGCAAAACTTAGTAGAGTATGATTGAAGAATCGGACCAGGAAGCCACGAGCCGACTGTTTATAAAACTGAAAGCATAGAAGATCAAGTCATTGACCTGTGACGCAAGACGACATGGTTCTTTAGGTTGTACTTGTTTTATAAAAAGAATCCCTGACTGCTCATCTTCACCGGCCACGAAACCCCGTTGTCTTTGGGCAGCCTCGTGCAATAAAATGGATAAAGCAGGGCTAGCTCAGCGTCCGAAGACGATAATGGACCGGACTAACCTATCGCAGTAGACTATCTCACGGCTGCTACCATCATGGTGTCTAGAGAGGGCAGTCTTTGAACATGCATCTGCCCGCAAGGCTGGCACGGCTGGCTGGGCCAATACCAGACTAGGGCTACTCCATACTTAATGGGGCCGGCGAGCCTCGCTCCACACAGCGCCCGGTGCGCATTAATCCAGTAATTCACTCTTCAGGTGGGTGGAAGTAGTCCGAAATAGAGCCTCGTGAAATATTAGCGCTCTCAGCCTCGCCACCTCATGCCAGTGGCTTGATGGCTTTGGACAACCGAGGGGTTCGCTACTACCATTACCCAGCAGGGGCTAGTGGTGGTCTTGATTGGTGTCTTAAAGCTAGCCTGTTTCCCCTGACTCACGCAAGACATTCCACGCTCGCGGGAGTCGAGGCTGACAGTGACCGAGTCCTATATGACATTCCCCCAAAACTCTTTTTATTAAATAGAATACTATTCGCATTATTTTGGGTTTACTGGTCAACCATTCTTGTTCATGCATTTCAAGACCAACATCTCCGCCAGTCCTACATCGCAAGATAAAACAAATAGAAATACATCTACAGCATGACGTCGGCCTCAAATTCAGGTGCCCCGACAAAAAGGGCTCTCCTGATCGGCAGTCCGACATACGATCTTAGGGGGCCTCAGAACGATGTCGAGAATGTCGGCAACCTCCTGAGACGCCATGGGTTCCGGGTTCGAGAGTGCTGCGGGCCCCGAGCCACAAGAGATGGGATCTTGACCATGTGGAGAGAGCTCATCTTTGACACTCAACCCGATGATACAGTAGTTATTTACTATTCCGGCCATGGCGGATTCGCAAAGGATCCAAAAGACCACTCTGGGAGACGGTACCAGTACATCGTGCCGACTGACTATGTCACCCCTTCCAGTCCTGGTGATTTTAAAGGAATTTTCGATATCGAGATATCAAGGCTTGTTCATCAAACAACTAAGAATACTCACAATGTCACCGTGATCCTGGACTGCTGCTTTTCAGGACGCATGGCGCGCGATCCCACCCATGGAGGCCACGCCGTCAGGAAAGCGCTGGAGAATGTCCCATATGATCAAGTTTCGAAGGCGTATGAATTAGCGGCCAAAAGTGTCTTCTCGGATTTGACCAGTGTTGAAGGGAATCTGAATGCAGTGCGAATTGTGGCGGCGACGGATTCCGAGGCAGCGTTTGAATATGACGAGGGTGACGGGCGCATAATCGGTGCCTTCACCAGAGCCCTGCTCGCGAATCTGGAGAATGCACTGCAGGCGAGTCTCACATGGAAGCAAATGATGCTCAGAGTGTCGGACCTGGTCAACACTCAGTTCCCCTATCAACATCCGCATGTGGAAGGCCCGTACAATAGGGTTGTGTTTtctcagcaggagaaggacaCCAACGTCTATCAGGTAGAAATATCAGACACGGGAGAGCACATCCTCCAGGCCGGTCAGACTGCAGGTGTCAGGGTCGGCAATACCTACCACATCATCTACAACGAGACTGCAGCAAGATCAAAGGATCTCAATTCCCGAGAGATAGGAGTAGTGACGAGTGTTGCCCCACTGAATGCTATACTCCAGACCCAGTCGAAGGTCCTTGGAGAACAAACTGCCAGTGCATATCCTGAGATAGAGGCACAATATCGATACCCAGTCTCGGTGACTGACAGTCTGAAACGGTATGTGGACGACCAGATACGCAAAATGAAATTCATACAGCTATCTGAGAACGGCCCAACTTCCATGGTGTTTGCCCGTCTTGATCAACAGGATGAGACGATCTGTCTGAGCATCTGTGGCGAGCCGCGTGCTGCTTTCAACGCTAATGGAGATATCACAGGGGCTGTCTCTAGAGCTCTTCAGCTTGCAAACTCAGTATCTCGAGCAGCTCACTTGTTGTCTATCAAACCTGCAGGTGAAGTGAGACTG encodes the following:
- a CDS encoding caspase family protein (transcript_id=CADANIAT00004819); translated protein: MTSASNSGAPTKRALLIGSPTYDLRGPQNDVENVGNLLRRHGFRVRECCGPRATRDGILTMWRELIFDTQPDDTVVIYYSGHGGFAKDPKDHSGRRYQYIVPTDYVTPSSPGDFKGIFDIEISRLVHQTTKNTHNVTVILDCCFSGRMARDPTHGGHAVRKALENVPYDQVSKAYELAAKSVFSDLTSVEGNLNAVRIVAATDSEAAFEYDEGDGRIIGAFTRALLANLENALQASLTWKQMMLRVSDLVNTQFPYQHPHVEGPYNRVVFSQQEKDTNVYQVEISDTGEHILQAGQTAGVRVGNTYHIIYNETAARSKDLNSREIGVVTSVAPLNAILQTQSKVLGEQTASAYPEIEAQYRYPVSVTDSLKRYVDDQIRKMKFIQLSENGPTSMVFARLDQQDETICLSICGEPRAAFNANGDITGAVSRALQLANSVSRAAHLLSIKPAGEVRLDHELQITLSKINPGEHGTEDLATNGTAWISCRDRICITLNNTSSVDTVYVGWRSVGQRISLVTSKNPFPSGWSVSLQMLKSTFAA